A region from the Corynebacterium halotolerans YIM 70093 = DSM 44683 genome encodes:
- a CDS encoding SLC13 family permease, producing the protein MSTPPVKENTSHAAGEGSEVREASEWHRQATGLIVGIILALLVYLFFPASSVETVMQSTGADPEAEYSHHALRITAAITVLMGAWWMTEAIPLAATALIPIIAFPLLQVAEFSEVATPYASSTIFLFMGGFLLALGLQRWNLHRRLALVVVLAVGTSPKRLILGFMIATGFLSMWVSNTATAVVMLPIGMSVLSLTAETVGGMRNQVKFATGLMLAIAYSASIGSLGTLIGTPPNALLAGYMETAHGITIGFGRWMMVGVPIAVIFMGIAWLVLVTVFKPEMDQIPGGRELIRKELADMGAWTRPQVMVGIIFLLAALSWVFVPLVIDWFGADMVYDDALVGIIAGLLMFTIPADPKTGVRLLDWKTANELPWDVLLLFGGGLSLSAMFTNSGLSLWIGEVAKGLEVLPSFLLIAAVAALVLVLTEFTSNTATAATFLPIMGGVAVGIGLTAGGEQNVLLLTIPVALAATCAFMLPVATPPNAIAFGSGYVRIGDMIKGGIWLNLIGVVLITLATYFIAIPLFGLAF; encoded by the coding sequence ATGAGCACCCCACCCGTCAAGGAGAACACCTCGCACGCCGCGGGGGAGGGCAGTGAAGTGCGGGAGGCCAGTGAATGGCACCGCCAGGCCACGGGCCTCATCGTCGGCATCATCCTGGCCCTGCTCGTCTACCTCTTCTTCCCGGCCTCCTCGGTCGAAACCGTCATGCAGTCCACCGGCGCCGACCCGGAGGCCGAGTACAGTCATCACGCCCTGCGGATCACCGCAGCGATCACCGTGCTCATGGGCGCGTGGTGGATGACCGAGGCCATTCCGCTGGCCGCCACCGCACTGATCCCGATCATCGCCTTCCCGCTGCTGCAGGTTGCGGAGTTCAGCGAGGTGGCCACCCCCTACGCCAGCTCCACTATCTTCCTGTTCATGGGTGGCTTCCTGCTGGCCCTGGGCCTCCAGCGCTGGAACCTGCACCGCCGTCTGGCGCTGGTCGTGGTGCTGGCCGTGGGTACCAGTCCGAAGCGGCTGATCCTCGGCTTCATGATCGCCACCGGCTTTTTGTCGATGTGGGTGTCCAACACCGCGACGGCCGTCGTCATGCTGCCGATCGGCATGTCCGTGCTGAGCCTGACGGCGGAGACCGTGGGTGGCATGCGCAACCAGGTGAAGTTCGCTACCGGGCTCATGCTGGCCATTGCCTACTCTGCGTCCATCGGATCGCTGGGCACACTGATCGGAACCCCGCCGAACGCGCTGCTGGCCGGCTACATGGAGACCGCCCACGGCATCACCATCGGCTTCGGACGGTGGATGATGGTCGGTGTGCCTATCGCGGTGATCTTCATGGGCATCGCCTGGCTCGTCCTCGTCACCGTGTTCAAGCCGGAGATGGACCAAATCCCGGGTGGCCGTGAGCTCATCAGGAAGGAACTCGCGGATATGGGCGCCTGGACGCGCCCGCAGGTCATGGTGGGCATCATCTTCCTGCTGGCGGCTCTGTCGTGGGTCTTTGTCCCGCTGGTCATCGACTGGTTCGGTGCCGACATGGTGTACGACGACGCGCTCGTCGGCATCATCGCCGGCCTGCTGATGTTCACGATCCCGGCCGACCCTAAGACGGGCGTGCGCCTGCTCGACTGGAAGACCGCCAACGAACTGCCCTGGGACGTCCTCCTCCTCTTCGGTGGTGGCCTGTCCCTGTCGGCGATGTTCACCAACTCGGGCCTGTCTCTCTGGATCGGTGAGGTGGCCAAGGGGCTTGAGGTCCTGCCGAGCTTCCTGCTCATTGCCGCGGTGGCCGCGCTGGTCCTGGTCCTGACCGAATTCACCTCGAACACCGCCACCGCGGCGACGTTCCTGCCGATCATGGGTGGCGTGGCCGTCGGCATCGGCCTGACCGCCGGCGGGGAGCAGAACGTCCTGCTGTTGACCATCCCGGTCGCGCTGGCAGCCACCTGCGCGTTCATGCTCCCGGTGGCTACCCCGCCGAACGCCATCGCCTTCGGCTCCGGCTACGTGCGGATCGGCGACATGATCAAGGGCGGCATCTGGCTCAACCTCATCGGAGTCGTGCTCATCACCCTGGCGACCTACTTCATCGCTATCCCGCTTTTCGGTCTGGCCTTCTGA
- a CDS encoding prephenate dehydrogenase gives MTSRDVTRPICIIGLGLIGGSLLRDLAAHGHAVYGFNRSTSGTRKATKEGFEVSNDLVETLRRAEADGALIVLAVPMPAVAGLLDALAEHAPSCGFTDVVSVKAEVYALVKERGMEDRYVGGHPMAGTAESGWSASRAGLFRRAAWVITFDHAVDTEGEVPQEWIELWTDVVRMIIITGAEAIPARVDRHDAAVARISHLPHILAETLAVVGDNGGALAQSLAAGSFRDATRVASTEPELVRAMCETNAPALLTALDEALELLQDARASLASETSDLSELVDAGYRSRVRFDAREGNRSESVSPVKISSRPVLRLHPGGEGWVNQLIQAESLGGRIEVF, from the coding sequence GTGACTTCGAGAGACGTAACCAGACCCATCTGCATCATCGGACTCGGCCTCATCGGGGGCTCCCTGCTGCGTGATCTCGCCGCCCACGGCCACGCCGTCTACGGCTTCAACCGCTCCACCTCCGGCACGCGCAAGGCGACGAAGGAGGGTTTCGAGGTCAGCAACGACCTGGTGGAGACGCTGCGCCGCGCCGAGGCCGACGGTGCGCTCATCGTGCTCGCCGTCCCGATGCCCGCCGTCGCCGGCCTGCTCGACGCCCTGGCCGAACACGCCCCCTCGTGCGGCTTCACCGACGTCGTCTCCGTGAAGGCGGAGGTCTACGCGCTGGTGAAGGAACGCGGCATGGAGGACCGGTACGTCGGCGGCCACCCGATGGCCGGCACCGCCGAGAGCGGCTGGAGCGCGTCCCGGGCCGGGCTGTTCCGGCGCGCCGCCTGGGTGATCACCTTCGACCACGCCGTGGACACCGAGGGGGAGGTGCCGCAGGAGTGGATCGAGCTGTGGACCGACGTGGTGCGCATGATCATCATCACCGGCGCCGAGGCCATCCCGGCGCGTGTGGACCGCCACGACGCGGCCGTCGCCCGCATCTCCCACCTGCCCCACATCCTCGCCGAGACGCTCGCGGTCGTCGGCGACAACGGCGGTGCGTTGGCGCAGTCGCTCGCCGCGGGCAGCTTCCGCGACGCCACGCGCGTGGCCAGCACCGAGCCCGAGCTGGTGCGCGCCATGTGCGAGACCAACGCCCCGGCGCTGCTCACCGCCCTCGATGAGGCGCTGGAGCTGCTGCAGGACGCCCGCGCGTCCCTGGCCTCCGAGACATCGGACCTCAGCGAGCTGGTCGACGCGGGCTACCGCTCCCGCGTGCGTTTCGACGCCCGCGAGGGCAACCGCAGTGAGTCCGTCTCCCCCGTCAAGATCTCCTCGCGTCCGGTGCTGCGCCTGCACCCGGGTGGCGAGGGCTGGGTCAATCAGCTCATCCAGGCCGAGTCCCTGGGCGGGCGCATCGAGGTGTTCTGA
- a CDS encoding tRNA adenosine deaminase-associated protein, giving the protein MEHEEYGVSFAVTVAWVDGSWAVRAFDDDFRDLDTSVAAVRDLRSEGAAFALLCVDDDYFVIVRPTPDRIHLLLSDATMAVDDDFAATVLDELDAEIPDLDPDELDDVDGWPDGDFDILADLGISEEVLGVIVDDPDLWPSEQILRIAGELGFGDDLLDAAGLDG; this is encoded by the coding sequence ATGGAGCACGAGGAGTACGGCGTCAGTTTTGCTGTCACGGTGGCCTGGGTCGACGGCTCGTGGGCCGTCCGTGCCTTCGACGACGACTTCCGCGACCTGGACACCTCCGTGGCGGCGGTGCGCGACCTGCGCAGCGAGGGCGCGGCCTTCGCGCTGCTGTGCGTCGACGACGACTACTTCGTCATCGTCCGTCCCACCCCGGACCGCATCCACCTCCTGCTCTCGGACGCGACCATGGCCGTCGACGACGACTTCGCCGCCACGGTCCTCGACGAGCTCGACGCCGAGATCCCCGACCTCGATCCCGACGAGCTCGACGACGTCGACGGCTGGCCGGACGGGGACTTCGACATCCTCGCCGACCTCGGCATCTCCGAGGAGGTCCTCGGCGTCATCGTCGACGACCCCGACCTGTGGCCCTCCGAGCAGATCCTGCGCATCGCCGGCGAGCTCGGCTTCGGCGACGACCTCCTCGACGCCGCCGGCCTCGACGGCTAG
- a CDS encoding nucleoside deaminase, which produces MPVLPDAHGLVAARARMRRALEVAAQTPADDIPVGAVIYAPDGRELATGTNRREADLDPTAHAEMVAIRQAVHAFGDSWRLTDCTLVVTLEPCTMCAGALVGARVGTLIFGAWEPKTGACGSLFDVVRDAGVLHRPQVRGGVLESECRELLTDFFTDLR; this is translated from the coding sequence GTGCCCGTACTCCCCGACGCCCACGGGCTCGTCGCCGCCCGCGCCCGCATGCGCCGCGCACTCGAGGTCGCCGCGCAGACCCCGGCCGACGACATCCCCGTCGGCGCGGTCATCTACGCCCCCGACGGCCGCGAACTGGCCACCGGGACCAACCGGCGGGAGGCTGACCTCGACCCCACCGCCCACGCCGAGATGGTCGCCATCCGGCAGGCCGTGCATGCCTTCGGCGACTCCTGGCGCCTGACCGACTGCACCCTCGTGGTCACCCTCGAACCGTGCACGATGTGCGCCGGCGCGCTCGTGGGCGCTCGCGTCGGCACGCTCATCTTCGGCGCGTGGGAGCCGAAGACGGGCGCCTGCGGCTCGCTTTTCGACGTCGTCCGCGACGCCGGGGTGCTGCACCGCCCGCAGGTGCGCGGCGGCGTGCTCGAATCCGAGTGCCGGGAGCTGCTCACCGACTTCTTCACCGACCTGCGCTGA
- a CDS encoding CsbD family protein, with the protein MADFMDKAKNKAQEFGGKAKEKAGDAMDDREMQNEGKADQTKGEAKQKMDETGDTLREKGDQALGGLRPDDENR; encoded by the coding sequence ATGGCTGATTTCATGGACAAGGCGAAGAACAAGGCCCAGGAGTTCGGCGGCAAGGCCAAGGAGAAGGCCGGTGACGCCATGGATGACCGCGAAATGCAGAACGAGGGCAAGGCCGACCAGACCAAGGGCGAGGCCAAGCAGAAGATGGACGAGACCGGCGACACGCTCAGGGAGAAGGGTGACCAGGCCCTGGGTGGCCTTCGCCCGGACGACGAGAACCGGTAG
- a CDS encoding MMPL family transporter, whose protein sequence is MAQLLFKLGRWSFHKKWIVISLWLVILAGMAGAAFTFQKPFTTQFSISDTPSITATKTLVENFPDSGNPVNAAGVNLVFAAPEGESLAQPENSAAIDDVIAYIETNLEDLTGTERFGNPIEVSPALQEMVVETATEQGLPEETARADAENLKMLSDDGRIGYTTFTFDVPTSMDVTQEHRDVVHEAMEIGREQGIQVEAGGAGFGDPIQIKTTSEIIGLAVAFVVLLFTFGSLVAAGLPVLTAVIGVGIGALAILLSTAFVELNNITPVLAVMIGLAVGIDYALFILSRYRAERRRLPADEAAGLAVGTAGSAVVFAGATVIIALAALSIVNIEFLTAMGLSAAFTVFVAVLVALTFIPALLGVLGNRTFSGRIPGVAGNPLKKGGKRRRGRTLGNRWVSFVHKVPGLVMAVVVLGLGALTAPVLDLEMALPSDSTSNLDTTQRKSADLMAEGFGEGVNAPFLVIVDAHTVNPDAQALQPLIRAQTDMAEQAGETVDEQSTAALSSFLYSVGQLNSLHNVKHAQLIATNGDSTAAQILVTPFTGPDEPITAEVAAALRAQGQEIEDATGVEIGLTGLTAVQMDITESLAGAMPLYLAVVVGLAIVLLLLVFRSIMVPLVAGLGFLLSVGAAFGVTVLVWQQGLWGLVSTPGPLISFMPIFLIGVTFGLAMDYQVFLVTRMREHYTTLQKQAARGATAASVSPADRERMVARGNLTAVEESTIVGFTRGARVVTAAALIMIAVFIAFIDQPLPFIQIFGFALAVGVFFDAFFIRMALVPATMFILGRATWWMPRWLDRILPSLDVEGAGLEEEWEHRRAERETHKEAAKGLESRSNA, encoded by the coding sequence GTGGCACAACTTCTGTTCAAGCTGGGACGCTGGTCCTTCCACAAGAAATGGATCGTCATTTCCCTGTGGCTGGTGATCCTGGCGGGCATGGCGGGCGCGGCGTTCACGTTCCAGAAGCCGTTCACCACCCAGTTCTCCATCTCCGACACCCCGTCGATCACGGCCACGAAGACGCTGGTGGAGAACTTCCCCGACAGCGGCAACCCCGTTAACGCCGCCGGTGTGAACCTGGTCTTCGCCGCACCTGAGGGCGAGAGTCTGGCGCAGCCGGAGAACTCCGCCGCGATCGACGACGTCATCGCCTACATCGAGACCAACCTGGAGGACCTCACCGGTACCGAGCGCTTCGGCAACCCGATCGAGGTCTCGCCGGCCCTGCAGGAGATGGTCGTCGAGACGGCCACGGAACAGGGACTGCCGGAGGAGACCGCCCGGGCCGACGCAGAGAACCTCAAGATGCTCTCCGACGACGGGCGCATCGGCTACACCACCTTCACCTTCGACGTGCCGACGTCGATGGACGTCACCCAGGAACACCGCGACGTCGTTCACGAGGCGATGGAGATCGGCCGCGAGCAGGGCATCCAGGTCGAGGCCGGCGGCGCCGGTTTCGGCGATCCCATCCAGATCAAGACCACCAGTGAGATCATCGGTCTGGCAGTGGCCTTCGTGGTGCTGCTGTTCACCTTCGGCTCCCTGGTGGCCGCCGGTCTGCCGGTGCTCACCGCGGTCATCGGCGTGGGTATCGGCGCCCTGGCCATCCTGCTGTCCACCGCCTTCGTCGAGCTCAACAACATCACCCCGGTGCTGGCGGTGATGATCGGCCTGGCCGTGGGCATCGACTACGCCCTGTTCATCCTCTCGCGCTACCGCGCCGAACGCAGGCGCCTGCCCGCCGACGAGGCGGCCGGTCTGGCCGTCGGCACGGCCGGTTCCGCGGTCGTCTTCGCCGGCGCGACCGTCATCATCGCGCTGGCCGCGCTGTCGATCGTCAACATCGAGTTCCTCACGGCGATGGGCCTGTCTGCCGCGTTCACCGTCTTCGTCGCCGTGCTCGTCGCCCTGACCTTCATCCCCGCACTGCTGGGGGTGCTCGGCAACCGGACCTTCTCCGGGCGCATCCCCGGCGTGGCCGGCAACCCCCTGAAGAAGGGGGGAAAACGCCGACGCGGCCGCACGCTGGGCAACCGGTGGGTCTCCTTCGTCCACAAGGTGCCCGGCCTGGTCATGGCGGTGGTCGTGCTCGGCCTGGGCGCGCTGACCGCCCCGGTCCTCGACCTGGAGATGGCCCTGCCCTCGGACTCGACGTCGAACCTGGACACCACTCAGCGCAAGTCCGCCGACCTCATGGCCGAGGGCTTCGGGGAGGGCGTCAACGCCCCGTTCCTGGTCATCGTCGACGCCCACACCGTCAACCCGGATGCGCAGGCGTTGCAGCCGTTGATCCGTGCCCAGACGGACATGGCCGAACAGGCCGGGGAAACCGTCGACGAGCAGTCCACCGCGGCGCTGAGTTCCTTCCTCTACTCGGTCGGCCAGCTCAACTCCCTGCACAACGTCAAGCACGCCCAGCTCATCGCCACCAACGGGGACTCCACCGCCGCGCAGATCCTGGTCACCCCCTTCACCGGCCCCGACGAGCCCATCACCGCCGAGGTCGCGGCCGCACTGCGCGCCCAGGGCCAGGAGATCGAGGATGCCACCGGCGTGGAGATCGGCCTGACCGGTCTGACGGCGGTGCAGATGGACATCACCGAGTCCCTCGCCGGCGCGATGCCGCTGTACCTGGCGGTGGTCGTCGGACTGGCGATCGTGCTGCTGCTCCTGGTGTTCCGCTCGATCATGGTGCCGCTGGTCGCCGGCCTGGGCTTCCTGCTGTCCGTCGGCGCCGCCTTCGGCGTGACCGTCCTGGTGTGGCAGCAGGGCCTGTGGGGCCTGGTCAGCACCCCGGGCCCGCTGATCTCCTTCATGCCGATCTTCCTCATCGGCGTGACCTTCGGCCTGGCCATGGACTACCAGGTCTTCCTGGTCACCCGCATGCGCGAGCACTACACGACCCTGCAGAAACAGGCTGCGCGCGGGGCCACGGCCGCCTCCGTCAGCCCCGCCGACCGCGAGCGCATGGTCGCCCGCGGCAACCTGACCGCGGTGGAGGAATCCACCATCGTCGGCTTCACCCGTGGCGCACGCGTGGTCACGGCCGCGGCGCTGATCATGATCGCCGTGTTCATCGCCTTCATCGATCAGCCGCTGCCGTTCATCCAGATCTTCGGTTTCGCCCTGGCCGTGGGCGTGTTCTTCGACGCCTTCTTCATCCGCATGGCCCTGGTCCCGGCCACCATGTTCATCCTGGGCCGGGCCACCTGGTGGATGCCGCGGTGGCTGGACCGCATCCTGCCGAGTCTCGACGTCGAGGGTGCCGGCCTGGAGGAGGAGTGGGAACACCGCCGCGCCGAGCGGGAGACCCATAAAGAGGCGGCCAAGGGGCTTGAGAGCCGGTCGAACGCCTAG
- a CDS encoding potassium channel family protein has product MTVVFTVAGIALIAVGLWDIFHTLLHPSGKGRFSQGIFIGMWKISKATGHRVGSGVGPATMVVVIVLWLALQTGGWALIYYPHIPGGFVYSSGINAAAYPDVVEAFYISLLTLGTLGYGDMVATDPWLRLASPFEALTGFALITAALTWFIQVYPPLSRRRTLALELKDLGDVVYDESIRDVDPLATARVLDTLTAEVEKVRVDFTQHTEGFYFLEPDPDLSLARQLSYALRIRDAALDVDHPEVLLSAQRLARALEQLADKLRGDFLRSGETPEEIFAAFAAEHRQTPRT; this is encoded by the coding sequence ATGACGGTGGTGTTCACGGTCGCAGGAATCGCCCTGATCGCGGTGGGGCTGTGGGACATATTCCACACCCTGCTGCACCCCAGCGGCAAAGGACGCTTCAGCCAGGGGATATTCATTGGGATGTGGAAGATCTCGAAGGCGACTGGTCACCGGGTGGGGTCAGGTGTGGGGCCAGCGACCATGGTCGTTGTGATCGTCCTGTGGCTGGCTCTGCAGACAGGGGGGTGGGCACTGATCTACTACCCGCACATCCCGGGCGGGTTCGTGTACTCCAGCGGGATCAATGCCGCCGCCTATCCCGACGTCGTTGAGGCCTTCTACATCTCCTTGCTGACCCTGGGAACCCTGGGCTATGGCGACATGGTGGCCACTGACCCCTGGCTCCGCCTGGCCTCCCCCTTCGAGGCCCTCACCGGATTCGCCTTGATCACCGCGGCCCTGACCTGGTTCATTCAGGTGTATCCGCCCCTGTCGCGGCGTCGGACGTTGGCTCTGGAACTGAAGGATCTGGGAGATGTCGTCTATGACGAGTCGATCAGGGACGTTGATCCGTTGGCCACCGCACGAGTCCTGGACACCTTGACAGCCGAAGTGGAGAAGGTCCGCGTGGACTTCACCCAGCACACCGAGGGCTTCTATTTTCTGGAACCGGACCCGGATCTCTCTCTGGCCCGCCAGCTGTCCTACGCGTTGCGGATACGTGATGCCGCGCTGGACGTCGACCACCCGGAAGTGCTTCTGAGTGCCCAGCGGCTTGCCCGGGCACTGGAGCAACTCGCGGACAAGCTCAGGGGAGACTTCTTGCGCTCCGGGGAAACTCCCGAGGAGATCTTCGCCGCCTTCGCCGCCGAGCACCGGCAAACCCCCCGCACCTGA
- the tgt gene encoding tRNA guanosine(34) transglycosylase Tgt, which translates to MTSPEPASENSGSPAHPDTSFTLGTRLEQDGPGKHGRTGVIHTPHGDIATPAFIPVATKATVKTLTPEQIRSTGAQAILSNAYHLYLQPGHDIVDEAGGVGRFENWHGPTYTDSGGFQVMSLGSGFKKVLAMDTSGLSEADIKAAKKERKALVDEDGVDFRSVIDGSKHRFTPEKSMQIQHGLGADIMFAFDELTTLVDTRAYQEESVERTRRWAQRCLDEHDRLTHARVGKPKQSLWGVVQGAQYEDLRRQATRGLIALSDAAEAEGRRGFGGFGIGGALEKENLGTIVGWVCDELPEHKPRHLLGISEPDDLFTAVEAGADTFDCVAPTRLGRRGGVYTLDGRMNLTAARFKRDFAGVDEEFGGYVSENYSRAYIHHLLKAKEFLAGTLCTMHNLEFMIRLVDNIRAAIDAGDYEAYRDEFLGRYYAGGTPGRVRPNSGSTQRR; encoded by the coding sequence ATGACCTCTCCCGAACCGGCCAGCGAAAACAGCGGATCCCCTGCCCACCCCGACACCTCCTTCACCCTGGGCACCCGCCTGGAGCAGGACGGGCCGGGTAAGCACGGCCGCACCGGTGTCATCCACACCCCGCACGGCGACATCGCCACGCCCGCCTTCATCCCGGTGGCCACCAAGGCCACCGTCAAGACGCTCACGCCCGAGCAGATCCGCTCCACCGGTGCGCAGGCCATCCTGTCGAACGCGTACCACCTCTACCTGCAGCCCGGCCATGACATTGTCGATGAGGCCGGTGGCGTCGGGAGGTTCGAGAACTGGCACGGCCCGACCTACACCGACTCCGGTGGCTTCCAGGTCATGAGCCTGGGCTCGGGGTTCAAGAAGGTACTGGCCATGGACACCTCGGGCCTGAGCGAGGCCGACATCAAGGCGGCGAAGAAGGAACGCAAGGCGCTGGTCGACGAGGACGGCGTGGACTTCCGGTCGGTCATCGACGGCTCCAAGCATCGTTTCACCCCGGAAAAGTCCATGCAGATCCAGCACGGCCTCGGCGCGGACATCATGTTCGCCTTCGATGAGCTGACCACGCTCGTCGACACCCGCGCCTACCAGGAGGAATCCGTCGAGCGCACCCGCCGCTGGGCGCAACGCTGCCTCGACGAGCACGACCGGCTGACCCACGCGCGCGTCGGCAAGCCGAAGCAGTCGCTGTGGGGAGTGGTGCAGGGCGCGCAGTACGAGGATCTGCGCCGCCAGGCGACCCGCGGGCTGATCGCGCTGTCCGACGCCGCGGAGGCCGAGGGCCGGCGCGGCTTCGGCGGCTTTGGCATCGGCGGGGCCCTGGAGAAGGAGAACCTCGGCACGATCGTCGGCTGGGTCTGTGACGAGCTGCCCGAGCACAAGCCCCGCCACCTGCTGGGCATCTCCGAGCCGGACGATCTGTTCACCGCCGTGGAGGCCGGAGCCGACACCTTCGACTGCGTCGCGCCGACCCGTCTCGGCCGCCGTGGCGGGGTGTACACCCTCGACGGGCGGATGAATCTCACCGCGGCACGTTTCAAACGGGACTTCGCCGGTGTGGACGAGGAGTTCGGCGGCTACGTCTCCGAGAACTACTCGCGCGCCTACATCCACCACCTGCTCAAGGCCAAGGAATTCCTGGCCGGCACGCTCTGCACCATGCACAACCTCGAGTTCATGATCCGGCTGGTGGACAATATCCGCGCCGCGATCGACGCCGGTGATTACGAGGCCTACCGCGACGAGTTCCTCGGCCGCTACTACGCGGGCGGCACCCCGGGACGCGTCCGGCCCAACTCGGGCAGCACGCAGCGGCGGTAG
- a CDS encoding SDR family oxidoreductase, whose amino-acid sequence MTADGSTTGYRATHPARRVLVTGATGYVGGRLVPELLAAGFTVRATSRHLDSLKRFPWFDQVEAVEADLSDAEDVAAAVRDVDVVFYLVHSMGGRADDFEQVEKETAGTVASAAADAGVSQIVYLSGLHPRDVPLEELSKHMRSRERVARVFLESQVPAVVLRAATLIGSGSSSFEMIRHLTERLPVMVAPDWITNRIEPLSIRDALYYLVAAADLAEPVNAGFDVGGGHAYQFADLLRLYAKERGLRRFIAGVPLPGPAEKLSGWWIALVTPAPASLAIPLAQSMAEDAVTVDHAIADVIPDPPGGLADYPTAVRRALQREQEEGVPTSWDGSWREPVSAADSLPTDPEWARQTVYTDEREARSDLPPERVWGVVEGIGGSNGWYSAPSLWRVRGIIDKVMGGPGLGGRRDPKRLAVGDRLDWWRVEEIDRPRRLVLRAEMKLSGRAWLILEVTPEDGGSKYRQTAVYFPQGLLGRAYWWALVPFHSLIFPVMKRNILRRAGE is encoded by the coding sequence ATGACGGCAGATGGCTCCACCACCGGTTACCGCGCCACCCACCCCGCCCGCCGTGTCCTGGTCACCGGTGCCACCGGCTATGTCGGTGGCCGCCTGGTCCCGGAGCTGCTGGCCGCCGGGTTCACCGTGCGCGCCACCTCCCGCCACCTGGACAGCCTGAAGCGGTTCCCCTGGTTCGACCAGGTGGAGGCCGTGGAGGCGGATCTGTCGGACGCGGAGGACGTGGCGGCGGCCGTGCGCGACGTGGACGTGGTGTTCTACCTCGTGCACTCGATGGGCGGGCGCGCCGATGATTTCGAGCAGGTCGAGAAGGAGACCGCCGGGACAGTGGCCTCGGCGGCCGCGGACGCGGGGGTCAGCCAGATCGTGTACCTCTCCGGGCTGCATCCGCGGGATGTCCCGCTGGAGGAGCTGTCCAAGCACATGCGCTCCCGTGAACGCGTGGCCCGCGTGTTCCTCGAGTCGCAGGTCCCGGCGGTGGTGCTGCGGGCGGCCACCCTCATCGGCTCAGGTTCCAGCTCCTTCGAGATGATCCGGCACCTGACGGAACGGCTGCCGGTGATGGTGGCGCCGGACTGGATCACCAACCGCATCGAGCCGCTGAGCATCCGCGACGCCCTCTACTACCTGGTGGCCGCGGCGGACCTCGCGGAGCCGGTCAACGCCGGCTTCGACGTCGGCGGCGGGCACGCCTACCAGTTCGCCGACCTGCTGCGCCTGTACGCGAAGGAGCGGGGGCTGCGCCGCTTCATCGCGGGTGTGCCGCTGCCGGGCCCCGCGGAGAAGCTCTCGGGATGGTGGATCGCCCTGGTCACCCCGGCCCCGGCGAGCCTGGCCATCCCGCTGGCCCAGTCCATGGCGGAGGACGCCGTCACCGTCGACCACGCCATCGCCGACGTCATCCCCGATCCGCCCGGCGGGCTGGCGGACTATCCGACGGCCGTGCGGCGCGCACTGCAGCGGGAACAGGAGGAGGGGGTGCCGACGTCCTGGGACGGAAGCTGGCGCGAGCCGGTCAGCGCGGCGGACTCACTGCCCACCGATCCCGAGTGGGCCAGGCAGACCGTCTACACGGATGAACGCGAGGCCCGCAGCGACCTGCCCCCGGAGCGGGTCTGGGGTGTCGTCGAGGGCATCGGCGGCTCCAACGGCTGGTATTCCGCGCCGTCGCTGTGGCGGGTGCGCGGCATCATCGACAAGGTGATGGGCGGACCGGGCCTGGGCGGACGCCGCGACCCGAAACGCCTGGCGGTCGGGGACCGGCTGGACTGGTGGCGGGTGGAGGAGATCGACCGGCCGCGCCGCCTGGTGCTGCGGGCGGAGATGAAACTCTCCGGCCGGGCCTGGCTCATCCTCGAGGTGACCCCGGAGGACGGGGGATCGAAGTACCGGCAGACGGCCGTCTACTTCCCCCAGGGGCTGCTCGGCCGCGCCTACTGGTGGGCGCTGGTACCGTTCCACTCCCTGATCTTCCCGGTGATGAAGCGCAATATCCTGCGCCGGGCGGGGGAGTGA